One window of Cupriavidus oxalaticus genomic DNA carries:
- a CDS encoding TenA family transcriptional regulator gives MAELMNREDFRAALEEAIKGKSANKAPFSVAWASGKLTRAHLARWAENHYHYVGPFADYLGYIYARTPDRYTEAKDFLLANMYEEEIGGDRHTDLLIRFAEACGTTRERVTDPDNMSPTTRGLQSWCYAVAMREDPIVAVAGLVVGLESQVPSIYRKQTPTLRDKYQFTDEEVEFFDLHIVSDEIHGERGYQIVLEHANTPELQQRCLKICEIGAQMRLLYTTALYHDYVEKELPLPELDMAA, from the coding sequence ATGGCCGAACTGATGAACCGCGAAGATTTCCGTGCCGCCCTCGAAGAAGCCATCAAAGGCAAGAGCGCCAACAAGGCGCCGTTCAGCGTAGCCTGGGCCAGCGGCAAGCTGACCCGCGCCCATCTCGCGCGCTGGGCCGAGAACCACTACCACTACGTCGGCCCGTTCGCGGACTACCTGGGCTACATCTACGCCCGCACGCCGGACCGCTATACCGAAGCCAAGGATTTCCTGCTCGCGAACATGTACGAGGAAGAGATCGGCGGCGACCGCCACACCGACCTGCTGATCCGCTTTGCCGAAGCCTGCGGCACCACGCGCGAGCGCGTGACCGACCCGGACAACATGTCGCCCACCACGCGCGGCCTGCAGAGCTGGTGCTATGCGGTGGCCATGCGCGAAGACCCGATCGTGGCGGTGGCCGGCCTGGTGGTGGGGCTGGAATCGCAGGTGCCGTCGATCTACCGCAAGCAGACCCCGACGCTGCGCGACAAGTACCAGTTCACCGACGAAGAGGTCGAGTTCTTCGACCTGCATATCGTCTCGGACGAGATCCACGGCGAGCGCGGCTACCAGATCGTGCTGGAGCACGCCAACACGCCGGAGCTGCAGCAGCGCTGCCTGAAGATCTGCGAGATCGGCGCGCAGATGCGGCTGCTGTACACCACCGCGCTCTATCACGACTACGTCGAGAAAGAACTGCCGCTGCCCGAACTCGACATGGCAGCCTGA
- a CDS encoding aldehyde dehydrogenase family protein — translation MTVFLNHIDGEWTACQSGRTFDNVNPADTADLVGRFQASSAVDAQAAVAAAAAAFAGWRKTPVGKRAAILNRAAEHLEANADSIAAELTREEGKALALARDEVLRSAQTLRFYAVEAQTFNGEVFPNDDPDQLVYSQREPLGVVTVIAPWNFPVSIPARKLAPALVTGNTVVFKPSSEAPLSGYRLAEALVKAGLPKGVLNFITGSAAEIGATITEAPVVRAISFTGSSRAGEQIHRAAPLTTRTQMELGGKNPLIVMEDADLDRAVDLTIKGGFSLSGQACTGTSRVLVAESMKAAYTERLLAKVATLKVGSGMTPGMDLGPLASARQLETVLRYIDIGKSEATLLCGGTRLTGGDLDKGYYVAPTVFTDVTQQMRIAREEIFGPVIAIIGFTGYADAIAKANDTEYGLAAAIVTSNPRYIHHFATDIEAGTVKINRTTTGNLVNAPFGGVKRSSTSTFRESGRTGLEFYTQVKTVYRGA, via the coding sequence ATGACCGTATTCCTGAACCATATCGACGGCGAATGGACGGCCTGCCAGTCGGGCCGCACCTTCGACAACGTCAACCCGGCCGACACCGCCGACCTCGTGGGCCGCTTCCAGGCGTCGTCCGCGGTCGACGCGCAGGCGGCCGTGGCGGCCGCGGCGGCAGCCTTTGCCGGCTGGAGAAAGACCCCGGTCGGCAAGCGCGCCGCCATCCTCAACCGCGCGGCGGAGCACCTTGAAGCCAACGCCGACAGCATCGCCGCCGAGCTGACCCGCGAGGAAGGCAAGGCGCTGGCGCTGGCGCGCGACGAGGTGCTGCGCTCGGCCCAGACGCTGCGCTTCTATGCCGTGGAAGCGCAGACCTTCAACGGCGAGGTGTTCCCCAACGACGACCCTGACCAGCTCGTCTACAGCCAGCGCGAGCCGCTGGGCGTGGTGACGGTGATCGCGCCGTGGAATTTCCCGGTATCGATTCCCGCGCGCAAGCTCGCGCCGGCGCTGGTGACCGGCAACACGGTGGTGTTCAAGCCGTCGTCCGAGGCGCCGCTGTCGGGCTACCGGCTGGCCGAGGCGCTGGTCAAGGCCGGGCTGCCCAAGGGCGTGCTGAACTTCATCACCGGCAGCGCCGCCGAGATCGGCGCAACCATCACCGAAGCGCCTGTGGTGCGCGCGATCTCGTTCACCGGGTCGTCGCGCGCCGGCGAGCAGATCCACCGCGCGGCGCCGCTGACCACGCGCACGCAGATGGAACTCGGCGGCAAGAACCCGCTGATCGTGATGGAAGACGCCGACCTGGATCGCGCCGTCGACCTGACCATCAAGGGCGGCTTCTCGCTGTCGGGGCAAGCCTGCACCGGCACCAGCCGCGTGCTGGTGGCCGAATCCATGAAGGCGGCATACACCGAGCGCCTGCTGGCGAAAGTCGCAACGCTCAAGGTCGGCAGCGGCATGACGCCGGGCATGGATCTCGGGCCGCTGGCCTCGGCCAGGCAGCTGGAGACCGTGCTGCGCTATATCGACATCGGCAAGTCCGAGGCGACGCTGCTGTGCGGCGGCACGCGGCTGACCGGCGGCGATCTCGACAAGGGCTATTACGTCGCGCCGACGGTGTTCACCGACGTGACGCAGCAGATGCGGATCGCGCGCGAGGAGATCTTCGGGCCTGTGATCGCCATCATCGGATTTACCGGCTACGCCGACGCCATCGCCAAGGCCAACGATACCGAGTACGGCCTGGCCGCGGCCATCGTCACCAGCAACCCGCGCTACATCCACCACTTCGCCACCGACATCGAGGCGGGCACGGTCAAGATCAACCGCACCACCACGGGCAACCTGGTCAACGCGCCGTTCGGCGGGGTCAAGAGGTCTAGCACCTCGACCTTCCGCGAGTCGGGCCGCACCGGGCTGGAATTCTATACGCAGGTCAAGACGGTCTACCGGGGCGCCTGA